Proteins encoded in a region of the Rhodopirellula islandica genome:
- the hisA gene encoding 1-(5-phosphoribosyl)-5-[(5-phosphoribosylamino)methylideneamino]imidazole-4-carboxamide isomerase, producing MEIWPAIDLRHGKPVRLRQGDYDQQTTFGDDPVEFAKRWQESGAKRLHLVDLDAARGDSPDANRDAVQRIIEATGLPCQMGGGVRDEATIESLLKVGVTRLVVGSRALKDPDWFVEMCDKYPGKLVAGIDARDGMVATQGWLETSDVSAFEFATKLRSRTENIAAIVYTDIAKDGMMQGPNFEGLAEMAAASDIPLVASGGVTTYDDIKQLVEMKMPAAIVGRSLYDGVMELGEVVRLAGDV from the coding sequence ATGGAAATTTGGCCCGCCATCGATTTGCGTCACGGAAAACCGGTTCGCCTTCGCCAAGGAGACTACGACCAGCAAACCACGTTCGGGGATGACCCGGTCGAATTCGCAAAACGCTGGCAGGAATCCGGCGCCAAACGATTGCACTTGGTCGATCTGGACGCCGCGCGAGGCGACAGTCCCGACGCTAACCGAGACGCGGTGCAGCGGATCATCGAGGCAACCGGGTTGCCCTGCCAAATGGGCGGTGGTGTGCGTGATGAAGCCACGATCGAATCGTTGTTGAAAGTGGGCGTCACCCGTTTGGTCGTTGGTTCGCGGGCGTTGAAAGACCCGGACTGGTTCGTCGAAATGTGCGACAAGTATCCCGGCAAGTTGGTCGCAGGCATCGATGCTCGTGATGGCATGGTTGCCACACAAGGCTGGCTCGAAACCAGCGACGTCTCGGCGTTTGAGTTTGCGACCAAATTGCGATCGCGAACTGAAAACATCGCAGCGATTGTCTACACCGACATCGCGAAAGACGGCATGATGCAAGGTCCCAACTTTGAAGGGTTGGCAGAGATGGCCGCCGCGAGCGACATCCCGTTGGTGGCCAGTGGTGGCGTGACGACCTATGACGACATCAAGCAGCTGGTCGAGATGAAGATGCCCGCCGCGATTGTCGGTCGGTCACTCTATGACGGGGTGATGGAGTTGGGTGAGGTCGTGCGATTGGCTGGTGACGTTTAG
- a CDS encoding sulfatase family protein has translation MRFPHLLAICLPAFFTTLPASAATPDDVAGSRPNIVVIYMDDMAYADIGPFGAQGYSTPNLERMANEGRKFTDFSVSSAVCSASRSALLTGCYHRRLGLSGALGPQAKIGLAPSETTFAEVCRSAGYRTACHGKWHLGHHPKFLPTNQGFDQFYGIPYSNDMWPLHPDTIRRQQKDPSDPGNWPPLPIIESFAGQPPRIVNDNVQPADQEQMTVELTRRSVEFIEDPSSDKPFLLYLPHPMVHVPLYVSERFRGKSGAGLFGDVMMEVDWSVGQILSAIESIDQQKNTLVIFTSDNGPWLSYGNHAGSAGPLREGKGTQWEGGVREPTVMWWPDTIPAGTTCDTFCSTIDVLPTIVELTGGEAPTQKIDGHSILDLMLDVPGATSPHESFVGYYSGGQLQTIRNERFKLVFPHAYRTLGDREPGKDGMPDGYAMTKSGLELYDLDADVSETTNVIEAHPEVVQQLQAAAEVYRQQLGDRLQKVTGTEIRGPGKLTDDEPQLTWKGSR, from the coding sequence ATGCGATTCCCTCACCTCCTGGCAATTTGCCTCCCCGCCTTCTTCACCACTCTTCCCGCCTCCGCCGCCACTCCCGATGATGTGGCGGGATCACGACCGAACATCGTCGTGATTTACATGGACGACATGGCTTATGCCGACATTGGCCCTTTTGGTGCCCAAGGCTACTCCACGCCAAATCTGGAACGAATGGCCAACGAAGGCCGCAAGTTCACCGATTTCAGCGTCTCGTCCGCCGTCTGCTCCGCGTCACGCTCGGCTCTTCTCACCGGTTGCTACCACCGCCGTCTCGGGCTGTCTGGAGCACTCGGCCCTCAAGCCAAGATCGGCCTGGCTCCCTCCGAAACCACCTTCGCCGAAGTCTGCCGATCCGCGGGCTATCGAACCGCCTGCCACGGCAAATGGCACCTGGGACATCACCCCAAATTCTTGCCGACCAATCAAGGCTTTGACCAGTTCTACGGCATCCCCTACAGCAACGACATGTGGCCGCTGCACCCGGACACCATCCGCCGTCAACAGAAAGATCCCAGCGACCCCGGCAATTGGCCACCGCTGCCAATCATCGAATCCTTCGCAGGCCAACCACCTCGAATCGTCAACGACAATGTCCAACCGGCCGATCAAGAACAGATGACGGTGGAACTCACCCGCCGCAGCGTCGAGTTCATCGAGGATCCATCCAGTGACAAGCCGTTCTTGCTGTATCTGCCTCATCCGATGGTCCACGTCCCGCTGTATGTCTCCGAGCGTTTTCGCGGCAAGAGCGGGGCAGGGCTGTTCGGCGACGTGATGATGGAAGTCGATTGGTCGGTCGGCCAGATCCTTTCGGCGATTGAATCCATCGACCAACAAAAGAACACGCTCGTGATCTTCACCAGCGACAACGGACCGTGGCTTTCCTACGGCAACCACGCCGGCAGCGCCGGTCCCCTTCGCGAAGGCAAAGGCACCCAGTGGGAAGGCGGCGTTCGCGAACCAACCGTGATGTGGTGGCCTGACACCATTCCTGCGGGCACCACCTGCGACACGTTCTGCTCAACCATCGATGTCCTGCCAACGATTGTCGAGTTGACCGGCGGCGAGGCTCCCACGCAAAAGATCGATGGTCACTCCATCCTGGACTTGATGTTGGATGTTCCGGGCGCGACATCCCCTCACGAATCCTTCGTCGGGTACTACAGCGGCGGGCAACTCCAAACGATTCGCAACGAACGTTTCAAATTGGTTTTCCCGCATGCCTATCGAACGCTTGGTGATCGCGAACCAGGAAAAGACGGCATGCCCGATGGTTATGCAATGACCAAATCCGGCCTGGAGCTGTACGACTTGGACGCCGACGTTTCGGAAACCACCAATGTGATCGAAGCCCACCCCGAAGTCGTCCAACAACTGCAGGCAGCCGCCGAAGTCTATCGTCAACAACTCGGCGACCGACTTCAAAAGGTCACCGGCACCGAAATCCGCGGCCCCGGAAAGCTCACGGACGACGAGCCTCAACTGACCTGGAAAGGTTCTCGCTAG
- a CDS encoding C25 family cysteine peptidase, translating into MNRRPLPFGSCLLALLALVAVCFPATANSADDVDVIVVASPELDAALQPWIEMRSEEGLRIATVRPANTATLTHQEIWNAGGAATRYIVLVGDTPDYDTRRNQSHQIPTWMIPAPITSRFGSTSTLPTDLPYGDRDGDRVSDAAIGRLPIRSAEQLASVVQRIEAYENSDDFGLWRRSFQLTGGVGGFGAMVDTAIESVTRGVITTVLPADAKPQIAYASPNHPFCPPGKSFTDAVLNRYRTGARFWVYAGHGQIDRLELLQTTAADGTPAARQQWSVESLLNNQNTTQLKRAPNGATIAVLLACFAGAYDAPGDCLAERMVLADGGPIAVIASSRLSMPYGNACMGLGLLESVYSGGQQNTGCDRIGDAMLHAARSLQSKEQGKQSTMRVMVDTLASLISPAGTDLQQERLEHAALYQLLGDPTLRLHPPQPLEISIEPAPSNQPAPRSLSIAVTSPIAGTLIVAIERPLTAITQTPTDSSKDHDAHGTTITEHTIEVPAGKRVLQTLQLPLGESGPLIIRGFVHGKTGWASAAQRTFLPD; encoded by the coding sequence ATGAATCGTCGCCCCCTCCCTTTTGGCTCATGCTTGCTGGCTCTGCTAGCTCTGGTGGCAGTTTGCTTCCCCGCCACTGCGAATTCGGCCGATGACGTGGATGTCATCGTGGTCGCCTCGCCGGAACTGGACGCAGCCCTGCAACCCTGGATCGAAATGAGATCCGAGGAAGGACTTCGAATCGCGACCGTTCGACCAGCGAACACCGCGACGCTCACGCACCAAGAAATCTGGAACGCCGGTGGAGCCGCCACCCGTTACATCGTGCTTGTTGGCGACACCCCCGATTACGACACGCGTCGCAATCAATCGCACCAGATTCCCACCTGGATGATTCCTGCTCCGATCACCTCACGATTCGGATCCACGTCCACGCTGCCCACCGATCTTCCTTATGGTGATCGCGACGGCGATCGGGTCAGCGACGCTGCCATCGGCCGCTTGCCGATTCGGTCTGCCGAGCAATTGGCCAGTGTGGTCCAGCGGATTGAAGCGTACGAAAACTCAGACGACTTTGGACTCTGGCGACGCTCCTTTCAATTGACCGGCGGAGTCGGCGGCTTTGGGGCGATGGTCGACACCGCCATCGAATCCGTCACTCGCGGGGTGATCACGACGGTTCTGCCAGCGGATGCGAAACCACAAATTGCCTATGCCAGTCCCAACCATCCGTTTTGTCCTCCCGGCAAATCGTTCACCGATGCGGTCCTGAATCGCTATCGCACCGGCGCACGCTTTTGGGTGTATGCGGGCCACGGCCAAATCGATCGCCTCGAACTGCTGCAAACAACCGCGGCGGATGGGACGCCGGCAGCCCGCCAGCAGTGGTCGGTGGAATCCTTGCTCAACAATCAAAACACGACTCAGCTCAAACGAGCTCCCAACGGCGCGACCATCGCAGTGTTGCTAGCTTGCTTCGCCGGTGCCTACGACGCACCAGGAGACTGCTTGGCCGAACGCATGGTGCTCGCCGACGGAGGCCCCATCGCGGTGATCGCATCGTCTCGCTTGTCGATGCCGTATGGCAACGCTTGCATGGGACTCGGACTGCTGGAATCCGTTTACTCGGGTGGCCAACAAAACACCGGTTGCGACCGCATCGGAGACGCGATGCTGCATGCCGCTCGCAGCCTGCAATCCAAAGAACAGGGAAAACAATCCACCATGCGAGTCATGGTCGACACACTGGCCTCGTTGATTTCACCCGCGGGAACGGACCTGCAACAAGAACGCTTGGAACACGCAGCGCTTTATCAATTGCTCGGCGACCCAACCTTGCGATTGCATCCGCCTCAACCGTTGGAAATTTCCATTGAGCCCGCCCCCAGCAACCAGCCCGCACCCCGTTCGCTCAGCATCGCTGTCACCAGCCCGATCGCAGGAACCCTGATCGTTGCCATCGAACGACCGTTGACCGCGATCACGCAAACGCCCACCGATTCAAGCAAAGATCACGATGCCCATGGCACCACGATCACCGAGCACACCATCGAAGTTCCAGCCGGCAAACGTGTCCTGCAAACACTCCAGCTTCCCCTGGGAGAATCCGGCCCGTTGATCATTCGCGGTTTTGTTCATGGTAAAACAGGGTGGGCCAGCGCGGCCCAAAGAACCTTCCTCCCTGATTGA
- the ruvX gene encoding Holliday junction resolvase RuvX yields the protein MPTSTDIPDDGFPSTGRLASVDYGTVRIGVAICDPDWILASPLETHPVSTPEKDAQYFIDLAKSERIAAWVVGLPIHCDGGESDKSKESRKFAAWLKETTGLPTRLFDERFTTVAATAKIRQGKTTRKKTKQRVDAVAAQVLLESFLESCRYRGELSGHRLEDSTSDESLDDA from the coding sequence ATGCCAACGTCCACCGACATCCCCGACGACGGGTTTCCTTCCACCGGGCGATTGGCGTCGGTCGACTACGGAACAGTCCGCATTGGAGTCGCGATTTGTGACCCCGACTGGATCCTGGCCAGTCCTCTGGAAACCCATCCGGTCAGCACACCCGAGAAAGATGCTCAGTACTTCATTGACCTCGCGAAATCGGAACGGATTGCTGCTTGGGTCGTTGGCCTTCCAATTCACTGCGACGGTGGCGAGAGCGACAAAAGCAAAGAAAGCCGAAAATTCGCGGCCTGGCTGAAGGAAACCACCGGTCTGCCGACGCGTCTCTTCGACGAGCGTTTCACAACGGTCGCCGCCACCGCCAAGATCCGGCAAGGCAAAACCACCCGCAAAAAGACCAAACAACGTGTCGATGCCGTCGCCGCCCAGGTTTTGCTGGAATCTTTCTTGGAATCCTGCCGGTATCGCGGCGAGCTGTCCGGGCACCGACTGGAAGATTCAACTTCCGATGAGTCGCTCGATGATGCATGA
- a CDS encoding glycoside hydrolase family 43 protein has translation MSADGGRCILMAAGLVFTWLLGFSPGVDALGQEASTGDSQQHFRNPIAKGADPWVIRDPHRPRYLWCKSDNDRGILIFASDDLTTMGERHLVWKAPDEGPYSKEVWAPELHAIGDRFYVYFAASDGDNANHLTYVLESKTSDPLGEYNLHGPLATGDGEDGRSPNIWSIDMTLLNHNDQLFAIWSGWDKPGSDNQYLYIAPMSSPTELSGPRVLICDNDDYRWERVEPDASQRGLNEGPEVFQAKGKTSLLYSCGASWLPTYKLGRLELVKDNPLAPDAWKKLPEPAFQSTETVYGVGHSCFVPSLDNQQWWHIFHAKVGPEPGWNRALHLQPMRVANDGTPLLGAPLDRTTPIQRPRGQALSEEK, from the coding sequence ATGAGCGCTGACGGCGGACGTTGCATACTGATGGCTGCGGGACTGGTTTTCACGTGGCTCCTCGGCTTCTCGCCGGGAGTCGATGCACTCGGACAAGAGGCTTCCACTGGCGATTCACAGCAGCATTTCCGGAATCCGATTGCAAAGGGGGCCGACCCTTGGGTGATTCGGGATCCGCACCGACCTCGCTACCTATGGTGCAAATCGGACAACGACCGTGGCATTCTCATCTTTGCAAGCGACGATCTGACCACGATGGGCGAACGTCACTTGGTCTGGAAAGCACCTGACGAAGGACCTTATTCCAAAGAGGTTTGGGCCCCCGAACTGCATGCGATTGGCGACCGCTTCTACGTCTACTTTGCCGCCTCGGATGGCGACAACGCCAACCATCTGACCTACGTCTTGGAATCCAAGACATCTGACCCTTTGGGCGAGTACAACCTGCACGGTCCCTTGGCCACCGGAGATGGTGAAGACGGTCGATCGCCTAACATCTGGTCGATCGACATGACCCTTCTGAATCACAACGACCAGCTGTTCGCAATCTGGTCGGGATGGGACAAACCGGGCAGTGACAATCAATACCTCTACATCGCTCCGATGAGCTCACCGACCGAACTGTCGGGGCCTCGCGTTCTCATTTGCGACAACGACGACTATCGGTGGGAACGCGTGGAACCCGATGCTTCTCAACGGGGGCTCAACGAAGGCCCTGAGGTTTTCCAAGCGAAAGGAAAGACCTCGCTCCTCTATTCCTGCGGTGCGTCTTGGTTGCCAACCTACAAGCTCGGCCGATTGGAATTGGTGAAGGACAATCCCCTGGCTCCCGATGCTTGGAAGAAGTTGCCCGAACCGGCTTTCCAGAGCACCGAGACGGTCTACGGTGTCGGCCATTCGTGCTTCGTTCCGTCGCTCGACAACCAACAATGGTGGCACATTTTCCATGCCAAAGTGGGACCTGAACCAGGCTGGAATCGAGCCCTCCACTTGCAACCCATGCGAGTCGCCAACGATGGAACACCGCTTCTCGGCGCGCCGCTCGACCGAACGACTCCGATCCAGCGTCCCAGGGGCCAGGCACTCAGTGAAGAAAAATAG